A stretch of Streptomyces vietnamensis DNA encodes these proteins:
- a CDS encoding helix-turn-helix domain-containing protein, translating into MSRSTADSAPSVTLPTPKERRRLREALALSEEQVAEAMGVTKATVRAWETGRSTPRGRKREAYARLLTGHDPEPPPARPEPRPEAEEKARQETASAEARPEAAEAQVQPPAAAAARPSAGSGAPAAASPAAAGVRPKAAAKRAAKPPRAPSPVPAIAPGPARKGAAKPPERLKPVEVPVEAEPAAPELTPEAPAEPAVPGLTPEEAFDALYAYIAPGLVHQTYLLTGRRGLSREAVEHAFHHAWQRWPEVAVDADPAGWVRAAAYEYALSPWHRLRRAHKHPDAPPAEAGHRALLGALLDLPPAYRRTVLLYDGLGLDLPETAAETEASTPAAANRLLHARTVIAKQVPELAAPEDLHRRLSALVAEAPAAALPAARAVRTGSERRARTWTRAVLGVTAILIAVTGFTVATAPTRYIPVNAPGETVNGVPVRGGPQKLRPEDVELRNKLRSEPNPGPERLVPAVE; encoded by the coding sequence ATGAGCCGGAGCACCGCGGATTCCGCACCCTCCGTCACCCTGCCGACCCCGAAGGAGCGGCGCAGGTTGCGTGAAGCCCTCGCCCTCAGCGAGGAGCAGGTCGCCGAGGCCATGGGCGTCACGAAGGCAACGGTCAGGGCCTGGGAGACCGGCCGCTCGACCCCCCGCGGCCGCAAGCGCGAGGCCTACGCGAGGCTGCTCACCGGCCACGACCCGGAGCCCCCGCCGGCGCGGCCGGAGCCCCGGCCGGAGGCGGAGGAAAAGGCCCGACAGGAAACGGCGTCGGCCGAGGCCCGACCGGAGGCGGCAGAGGCCCAGGTCCAGCCTCCCGCGGCCGCCGCGGCGAGGCCCTCCGCCGGGTCGGGCGCCCCCGCGGCGGCGTCCCCCGCGGCAGCCGGCGTCCGGCCCAAGGCCGCCGCCAAGCGGGCCGCCAAGCCGCCGCGGGCCCCGTCCCCGGTCCCGGCCATCGCTCCGGGTCCCGCCCGCAAAGGCGCCGCGAAGCCGCCGGAGCGGCTGAAACCGGTGGAGGTCCCCGTGGAAGCGGAACCCGCCGCGCCGGAGCTCACGCCCGAGGCTCCGGCGGAACCCGCCGTACCGGGGCTCACCCCCGAGGAGGCCTTCGACGCGCTGTACGCGTACATCGCGCCCGGCCTCGTCCACCAGACGTACCTGCTCACCGGCCGCCGCGGGCTCTCCCGCGAGGCCGTCGAGCACGCCTTCCACCACGCCTGGCAGCGCTGGCCCGAGGTGGCCGTGGACGCGGACCCGGCAGGCTGGGTACGGGCGGCGGCGTACGAGTACGCCCTCTCCCCCTGGCACCGGCTGCGCCGCGCCCACAAGCACCCCGACGCCCCGCCGGCCGAGGCGGGCCACCGGGCGCTGCTCGGCGCGCTCCTCGACCTGCCCCCGGCGTACCGCCGCACCGTCCTGCTCTACGACGGGCTCGGCCTGGACCTGCCGGAGACGGCGGCCGAGACGGAGGCGAGCACTCCCGCCGCCGCGAACCGGCTGCTGCACGCCCGTACCGTCATCGCGAAGCAGGTCCCGGAGCTCGCCGCCCCCGAGGACCTGCACCGACGTCTGAGCGCGCTGGTCGCGGAGGCGCCGGCGGCGGCCCTCCCGGCCGCGCGCGCGGTCCGGACGGGCAGCGAACGCCGGGCCCGCACCTGGACGCGGGCGGTGCTGGGGGTGACGGCGATCCTCATCGCGGTCACCGGTTTCACGGTGGCGACCGCGCCGACCCGCTACATCCCGGTGAACGCCCCCGGCGAGACCGTCAACGGGGTGCCCGTGCGCGGCGGCCCGCAGAAGCTCCGCCCGGAGGACGTGGAGCTCCGCAACAAGCTGCGCTCGGAGCCCAACCCGGGCCCGGAGCGGCTGGTCCCGGCGGTCGAGTGA
- a CDS encoding VWA domain-containing protein, whose translation MTDERLRRWRLVLGGGDADGTGRTLSGTDAAMDGALTALYDRKGQGGGAGLGASAPSVARWLGDIRRYFPTSVVQVMQRDAIDRLGLATLLLEPEMLEAVEPDVHLVGTLLSLGRAMPETTRETARAVVRKVVDELEKRLATRTRATLTGALDRSARISRPRHRDIDWDRTIRANLKHYLPEHGTLVPERLVGHGRASRAVRKEVVLCIDQSGSMAASVVHAAVFGAVLASLRSLATRLVVFDTSVVDLTEQLDDPVDVLFSTRLGGGTDINRALAYCQSKITRPADTVVVLISDLYEGGIRDEMVKRVAAMKASGVQFVSLLALSDEGAPAYDREHAAALAALGAPAFACTPDLFPEIMAAALEKRPLPIPEG comes from the coding sequence ATGACCGACGAGAGGCTGCGGCGCTGGCGGCTCGTGCTCGGCGGCGGGGACGCTGACGGCACCGGCCGGACGCTCAGCGGCACCGACGCCGCCATGGACGGCGCCCTCACCGCGCTCTACGACCGCAAGGGCCAGGGCGGCGGAGCCGGGCTCGGCGCCTCCGCGCCCTCCGTCGCCCGCTGGCTCGGCGACATCCGTAGGTACTTCCCGACCTCCGTCGTCCAGGTCATGCAGCGCGACGCCATCGACCGGCTCGGGCTCGCCACCCTCCTCCTGGAGCCGGAGATGCTGGAGGCCGTCGAGCCCGACGTGCACCTCGTCGGCACCCTGCTCTCCCTCGGCAGGGCCATGCCCGAGACGACCCGGGAGACGGCGCGCGCCGTCGTCCGCAAGGTCGTCGACGAGCTCGAGAAGCGGCTCGCCACCCGCACCCGCGCCACCCTCACCGGCGCGCTCGACCGCTCCGCCCGGATCAGCCGCCCCCGCCACCGCGACATCGACTGGGACCGCACGATCCGCGCCAACCTCAAGCACTACCTGCCCGAGCACGGCACGCTCGTCCCCGAGCGGCTCGTCGGCCACGGGCGCGCCTCCCGGGCGGTCAGGAAGGAGGTGGTGCTCTGCATCGACCAGTCCGGCTCCATGGCCGCCTCCGTCGTCCACGCCGCCGTCTTCGGCGCGGTCCTCGCCTCCCTGCGGTCGCTCGCCACCCGCCTCGTCGTCTTCGACACCTCCGTCGTCGACCTCACCGAGCAGCTCGACGACCCGGTCGACGTCCTCTTCTCCACCCGGCTCGGCGGCGGCACCGACATCAACCGCGCCCTCGCCTACTGCCAGTCGAAGATCACCCGGCCCGCCGACACCGTCGTCGTGCTCATCAGCGACCTGTACGAGGGAGGCATCCGCGACGAGATGGTGAAGCGGGTCGCCGCGATGAAGGCCTCCGGGGTGCAGTTCGTGAGCCTGCTCGCGCTCTCCGACGAGGGCGCGCCCGCCTATGACCGGGAGCATGCCGCCGCGCTCGCCGCCCTCGGCGCCCCGGCCTTCGCCTGCACCCCCGACCTGTTCCCGGAGATCATGGCCGCCGCCCTGGAGAAGCGCCCCCTTCCGATACCGGAGGGGTGA
- the purN gene encoding phosphoribosylglycinamide formyltransferase: protein MAAARLVVLVSGSGTNLQALLDAIAADPEGYGAEIVAVGADRDSIVGLERAERAGIPTFVRRVKDHATREEWDRALTEATAAYEPDLVVSAGFMKIVGKEFLARFGGRVVNTHPALLPSFPGAHGVRDALAYGAKVTGCTVHFVDDGVDTGPIIAQGVVEVRDEDDEAALHERIKEVERSLLVDVVGRLARHGYRIEGRKVHVGEHGHR, encoded by the coding sequence GTGGCTGCCGCCCGCCTCGTCGTCCTGGTCTCCGGGTCCGGTACCAATCTGCAGGCCCTCCTCGACGCGATCGCCGCCGACCCCGAGGGATACGGCGCGGAGATCGTCGCCGTCGGCGCCGACCGCGACTCCATCGTCGGCCTGGAGCGCGCCGAGCGCGCCGGGATCCCCACCTTCGTCCGCCGGGTGAAGGACCACGCGACCCGCGAGGAGTGGGACCGCGCGCTGACCGAGGCCACCGCCGCGTACGAGCCGGACCTCGTCGTCTCGGCCGGTTTCATGAAGATCGTCGGCAAGGAGTTCCTCGCCCGCTTCGGCGGCCGGGTCGTCAACACCCACCCGGCGCTCCTCCCCAGTTTTCCCGGTGCCCACGGGGTGCGTGACGCCCTCGCGTACGGCGCGAAGGTCACCGGGTGCACCGTCCACTTCGTCGACGACGGTGTCGACACCGGCCCGATCATCGCCCAGGGCGTGGTCGAGGTGCGGGACGAGGACGATGAAGCCGCTCTGCACGAGCGCATCAAGGAAGTCGAGCGCTCGCTGCTCGTCGACGTCGTGGGGCGTCTCGCCCGGCACGGCTACCGCATTGAGGGACGAAAGGTTCATGTCGGTGAACACGGACACCGTTAA
- the sucD gene encoding succinate--CoA ligase subunit alpha, with the protein MAIFLNKDSKVIVQGMTGATGMKHTKLMLGDGTNIVGGVNPRKAGTKVDFDGTEVPVFGTVAEAMKETGANVSVLFVPPAFAKAAVVEAIDAEIPLAVVITEGIAVHDSAAFYAYAVEKGNKTRLIGPNCPGLITPGQSNAGIIPGDITKPGRIGLVSKSGTLTYQMMYELRDIGFSSAVGIGGDPVIGTTHIDALAAFEADPDTDLIVMIGEIGGDAEERAADFIKANVTKPVVGYVAGFTAPEGKTMGHAGAIVSGSSGTAQAKKEALEAAGVKVGKTPTETAKLARAILAG; encoded by the coding sequence ATGGCTATCTTCCTCAACAAGGACAGCAAGGTCATCGTCCAGGGCATGACCGGTGCCACGGGCATGAAGCACACCAAGCTCATGCTGGGTGACGGCACCAACATCGTCGGCGGCGTGAACCCGCGCAAGGCCGGCACCAAGGTCGACTTCGACGGCACCGAGGTCCCGGTCTTCGGGACCGTCGCCGAGGCCATGAAGGAGACCGGCGCCAACGTCTCGGTCCTCTTCGTGCCGCCGGCCTTCGCGAAGGCCGCCGTCGTCGAGGCGATCGACGCCGAGATCCCCCTCGCCGTCGTCATCACCGAGGGCATCGCCGTCCACGACTCGGCCGCGTTCTACGCGTACGCCGTCGAGAAGGGCAACAAGACCCGCCTCATCGGCCCGAACTGCCCCGGTCTCATCACCCCGGGCCAGTCCAACGCCGGCATCATCCCGGGCGACATCACGAAGCCGGGCCGCATCGGCCTGGTCTCGAAGTCCGGCACGCTGACGTACCAGATGATGTACGAGCTCCGTGACATCGGCTTCTCCTCCGCCGTCGGCATCGGTGGCGACCCGGTCATCGGCACCACGCACATCGACGCCCTCGCGGCGTTCGAGGCGGACCCCGACACCGACCTGATCGTCATGATCGGCGAGATCGGCGGCGACGCCGAGGAGCGTGCGGCCGACTTCATCAAGGCCAACGTCACCAAGCCGGTCGTCGGCTACGTCGCGGGCTTCACCGCGCCCGAGGGCAAGACCATGGGCCACGCCGGCGCCATCGTCTCCGGCTCCTCCGGCACCGCCCAGGCGAAGAAGGAGGCCCTCGAGGCCGCCGGCGTCAAGGTCGGCAAGACGCCGACCGAGACGGCCAAGCTCGCTCGCGCGATCCTCGCGGGCTGA
- a CDS encoding DUF5682 family protein, giving the protein MTPTATASDEPRAPDADRALGPASDGGRAVPPVPASDRASDAGGVAALVADADRASDAGGVVAPVADGDRASGSGRAAVPVSDPSRVAVPASDPSRGARPGAGPASGVGAGAGGRRGGPLLLGVRHHGPGSARGVRAALEAEQPAAVLVEGPAEADALVALAGDPDMRPPVALLAHAVDDPGRAAFWPMAEFSPEWVAIRWALDRGAAVRFVDLPAAHTLAAADPTWRDEGDDEEAVAGSGLRIDPVAELARAAGYEDAERWWEDVVELRGDGDPTAPFEALAEAMGALRETYGHGGHPRDLVREAYMRLQLRAARKEFGDSVAVVCGAWHVPALTRRTTVTADKALLKGLPKVKAELTWVPWTHRRLARRSGYGAGIDAPGWYRHLFAAPDRPVERWMTKVAGLLRAEDHPVSSAHVIEAVRLAETLAALRGRPRPGLDETTDAVRAVLCEGSDVPLGLVRDRLVVGDVLGEVPASAPAVPLQRDLTRRQRTLRLKPEAQERELGLDLRKDTDGERSRLLHRLRLLGVHWGEPAAGRAGTGTFRETWRLRWEPELHVQVAEAGVWGTTVEGAATAKAESLALAATALADITALAEHCLLAGLTDALPVVMRALADRAALDTDVAHLAQALPALARSLRYGDVRGTGTAALGGVAAGLAERICVGLPPACAGLDADAAAEMRDRLDAVHTAIGLLQDHPETTAAPTGPEADTDPAAPDAPIAPDAPTAPGRPAAPARPEASPGPASPGPASLGPASPGPGAAAAPGRPAGGLARRWTGVLRRLADRDRTPGVLRGRAARLLLDEGGIGDGEAAVLMSRALSPGTPPGDAAAWIDGFVGGASGGGLLLVHDERLLGLVDAWLAGVPDAAFTDVLPLLRRTFSTYETGVRRTLGELVARGPRSGGAGGSVPRAPGFGPTPDRARADAVLPLLQLILGTEAHA; this is encoded by the coding sequence ATGACGCCCACGGCCACTGCGTCGGACGAGCCCCGCGCGCCGGACGCGGACCGGGCGCTGGGCCCGGCGTCGGACGGGGGCCGGGCCGTGCCCCCGGTGCCGGCGTCGGACCGGGCGTCGGACGCGGGTGGGGTCGCGGCTCTGGTCGCGGACGCGGACCGGGCGTCGGACGCGGGTGGGGTCGTGGCTCCGGTGGCGGACGGGGACCGGGCGTCGGGCTCGGGGCGGGCCGCGGTCCCGGTGTCGGATCCGTCCCGGGTCGCGGTCCCGGCGTCGGATCCGTCCCGGGGCGCGCGTCCGGGGGCGGGCCCGGCCTCGGGCGTCGGCGCCGGGGCCGGCGGGCGCCGGGGCGGGCCCCTGCTGCTCGGGGTGCGGCATCACGGGCCCGGCTCCGCGCGGGGAGTGCGGGCGGCGCTGGAGGCGGAGCAGCCCGCCGCGGTGCTCGTCGAGGGACCCGCAGAGGCCGACGCCCTCGTGGCGCTCGCCGGGGACCCGGACATGCGGCCGCCGGTCGCGCTGCTCGCCCACGCCGTGGACGACCCCGGGCGGGCCGCGTTCTGGCCGATGGCCGAGTTCTCGCCCGAGTGGGTCGCGATCCGCTGGGCCCTCGACCGGGGCGCCGCCGTCCGCTTCGTCGACCTGCCCGCCGCCCACACCCTCGCAGCCGCCGACCCCACCTGGCGGGACGAGGGGGACGACGAGGAGGCGGTCGCCGGCAGCGGCCTGCGGATCGACCCGGTCGCCGAACTCGCCCGCGCCGCCGGGTACGAGGACGCCGAGCGCTGGTGGGAGGACGTCGTCGAGCTGCGCGGCGACGGCGACCCCACCGCCCCCTTCGAGGCCCTCGCCGAGGCCATGGGCGCCCTGCGCGAGACGTACGGGCACGGCGGCCACCCCCGCGACCTGGTCCGCGAGGCGTACATGCGGCTCCAGCTGCGCGCCGCCCGCAAGGAGTTCGGCGACTCCGTCGCCGTCGTCTGCGGCGCCTGGCACGTGCCCGCCCTCACCCGCAGGACCACCGTCACCGCCGACAAGGCCCTCCTGAAGGGCCTGCCCAAGGTGAAGGCCGAGCTGACCTGGGTCCCCTGGACCCACCGCAGGCTCGCCCGCCGCTCCGGCTACGGCGCCGGAATCGACGCGCCCGGCTGGTACAGGCACCTCTTCGCCGCCCCCGACCGGCCCGTCGAGCGCTGGATGACCAAGGTCGCCGGCCTCCTCAGGGCCGAGGACCACCCCGTCTCCTCCGCCCACGTCATCGAGGCCGTTCGGCTCGCCGAGACCCTCGCCGCGCTGCGCGGCCGTCCGCGCCCCGGCCTCGACGAGACGACCGACGCCGTCCGCGCCGTCCTCTGCGAAGGCTCCGACGTGCCGCTCGGCCTCGTCCGCGACCGCCTCGTCGTCGGCGACGTCCTCGGCGAGGTCCCGGCCAGCGCCCCCGCCGTACCCCTCCAGCGCGATCTGACCCGCCGCCAGCGCACCCTGCGCCTCAAGCCCGAGGCGCAGGAGCGCGAGCTCGGCCTCGACCTCCGCAAGGACACCGACGGCGAGCGCAGCCGTCTGCTGCACCGGCTGCGCCTCCTCGGCGTCCACTGGGGCGAACCGGCCGCCGGACGCGCCGGCACCGGCACCTTCCGCGAGACCTGGCGGCTGCGCTGGGAGCCCGAGCTGCACGTCCAGGTCGCCGAGGCCGGCGTCTGGGGCACCACCGTCGAGGGCGCCGCCACCGCCAAGGCCGAGTCCCTGGCGCTCGCCGCGACCGCCCTCGCCGACATCACCGCCCTCGCCGAGCACTGCCTCCTCGCCGGGCTCACCGACGCGCTGCCCGTCGTCATGCGGGCGCTCGCCGACCGGGCCGCGCTCGACACCGACGTCGCCCACCTCGCCCAGGCCCTCCCGGCCCTGGCCCGCTCCCTGCGCTACGGCGACGTCCGCGGCACCGGCACGGCCGCCCTCGGCGGGGTCGCCGCCGGGCTCGCCGAGCGGATCTGCGTCGGCCTGCCGCCCGCCTGCGCCGGCCTCGACGCGGACGCCGCCGCCGAGATGCGCGACCGCCTCGACGCCGTCCACACGGCGATCGGCCTCCTCCAGGACCACCCGGAGACGACCGCCGCGCCGACCGGACCCGAGGCGGACACCGACCCGGCCGCGCCCGACGCGCCCATCGCGCCCGACGCGCCCACCGCGCCCGGTCGGCCCGCCGCACCCGCCCGGCCCGAGGCGAGCCCCGGTCCCGCGAGCCCCGGTCCCGCGAGCCTCGGTCCCGCCAGCCCCGGCCCCGGCGCTGCCGCCGCCCCCGGGCGCCCCGCCGGTGGCCTCGCCAGGCGTTGGACCGGAGTGCTGCGGCGGCTCGCCGACCGTGACCGGACACCCGGTGTGCTTCGGGGGAGGGCCGCGCGGCTTCTTCTCGACGAGGGCGGGATCGGGGACGGTGAGGCCGCGGTGCTCATGAGCCGTGCTCTCTCGCCCGGTACCCCGCCCGGCGACGCCGCCGCCTGGATCGACGGATTCGTCGGCGGGGCCTCCGGCGGCGGGCTGCTCCTCGTCCATGACGAGCGGCTTCTCGGGCTCGTCGACGCCTGGCTGGCAGGGGTGCCGGACGCGGCCTTCACCGACGTCCTGCCGCTGCTGCGCCGCACCTTCTCCACGTACGAGACGGGCGTCCGCCGCACCCTCGGCGAGCTCGTCGCCCGGGGGCCCCGGTCCGGCGGGGCGGGGGGCTCCGTTCCCCGTGCCCCCGGCTTCGGGCCCACTCCCGATCGTGCGCGGGCCGATGCCGTACTGCCCCTGCTTCAGCTCATTCTCGGAACGGAGGCCCACGCGTGA
- a CDS encoding DUF6350 family protein, which translates to MTHVTEPHPLVQGGRSAALATACVRGGLAAGLGLGTLAVLVIAAWISSPYPDSGPVGALHVAAGIWLLAHGVDLVRTDTLSGLPAPLGIVPMLLAALPLWLVHRAARDTLDPGDDGARPRPSPSGALAAVAGGYLLVAAAVVVYSESGPLPADLVTAGLWLPAVVTGAAGAGVWTALGRPLPGQRTAAALRAAGLGLVTLLGGGAVAAGVSLAWHASRAQASFAGLAGEWSGRVTVLLLVLALLPNAAVWGAAYGLGPGFVLGTGALATPLGLVGDPAVPPFPLLAALPAEGRGTWAHWATAAVPLAAAVVQGRRAGRAARSWAARDAALAAFGAAWAYGAAVAVLAGAAGGPLGGGRLSAFGPVWWQAGAAAVLWGTCAGVPVALGVRAWGRRIPRSRRPGTRPAPAPVPSVPPMPSVPAPTPAAAPVAAPTAAPVAAVAGMPAAAASPEAPPVPPSGSTETPPETGTRQASDGDSGDSYVDPIADPFGDPGYEPYDYLPAAWEPSPPPSADQN; encoded by the coding sequence GTGACCCATGTGACCGAGCCGCACCCCCTGGTCCAGGGCGGTCGTTCCGCCGCGCTCGCCACCGCCTGCGTCCGGGGCGGGCTGGCCGCCGGACTCGGTCTCGGCACCCTCGCGGTCCTGGTGATCGCGGCCTGGATCAGCTCTCCGTACCCCGACAGCGGCCCCGTCGGCGCCCTGCACGTCGCCGCCGGGATCTGGCTGCTCGCGCACGGCGTGGACCTGGTCCGTACGGACACCCTGTCCGGCCTGCCCGCGCCCCTCGGCATCGTCCCGATGCTCCTCGCGGCCCTGCCCCTCTGGCTCGTCCACCGGGCCGCCCGCGACACCCTCGACCCGGGTGACGACGGGGCCCGGCCGCGCCCCTCCCCGAGCGGCGCCCTCGCCGCCGTGGCCGGGGGGTACCTGCTGGTCGCGGCCGCCGTCGTGGTCTACAGCGAGAGCGGCCCCCTGCCCGCCGACCTCGTCACCGCCGGACTCTGGCTGCCCGCCGTCGTCACCGGCGCGGCGGGCGCGGGCGTCTGGACGGCGCTCGGCCGTCCGCTGCCCGGGCAGCGGACGGCAGCCGCCCTGCGCGCCGCCGGGCTCGGACTCGTCACGCTGCTCGGCGGCGGCGCGGTGGCCGCGGGGGTCTCCCTCGCCTGGCACGCGAGCCGTGCGCAGGCCTCCTTCGCAGGGCTCGCGGGGGAGTGGTCCGGCCGGGTGACGGTCCTGCTGCTCGTCCTCGCGCTGCTGCCGAACGCGGCCGTCTGGGGAGCCGCGTACGGACTCGGCCCCGGCTTCGTCCTCGGTACGGGCGCGCTCGCGACCCCGCTGGGTCTCGTCGGCGACCCGGCCGTGCCGCCCTTCCCGCTCCTGGCCGCGCTGCCCGCCGAGGGGCGCGGCACCTGGGCGCACTGGGCGACCGCGGCGGTCCCGCTGGCAGCCGCCGTGGTCCAGGGCCGTCGCGCGGGCCGCGCGGCCCGGAGCTGGGCGGCCCGGGACGCGGCCCTCGCGGCGTTCGGCGCGGCCTGGGCGTACGGGGCGGCCGTCGCCGTCCTCGCGGGCGCGGCGGGCGGCCCGCTCGGCGGCGGCCGGCTCTCGGCCTTCGGCCCGGTGTGGTGGCAGGCGGGCGCGGCGGCGGTGCTGTGGGGGACCTGCGCGGGGGTGCCGGTGGCGCTCGGGGTACGGGCCTGGGGCCGCCGGATTCCGCGCTCCCGGAGGCCCGGGACCAGGCCCGCGCCTGCGCCGGTGCCGTCCGTGCCGCCGATGCCGTCCGTGCCCGCGCCGACTCCGGCGGCGGCCCCCGTCGCGGCCCCCACGGCAGCTCCCGTGGCAGCGGTGGCCGGGATGCCCGCCGCGGCCGCCTCGCCCGAGGCCCCGCCCGTGCCCCCTTCAGGTTCCACGGAGACGCCGCCGGAGACCGGCACCCGCCAGGCCTCCGACGGCGACTCGGGCGACTCGTACGTGGACCCGATCGCCGACCCCTTCGGAGACCCCGGGTACGAGCCGTACGACTACCTCCCGGCGGCCTGGGAACCCTCCCCGCCGCCTTCCGCCGACCAGAACTGA
- the sucC gene encoding ADP-forming succinate--CoA ligase subunit beta — translation MDLFEYQARDLFAKHGVPVLAGEVIDTPEAAREATERLGGKSVVKAQVKVGGRGKAGGVKLAATPDEAVARATDILGMDIKGHTVHKVMIAETAPEIVEEYYVSYLLDRTNRTFLAMASVAGGMDIEEVAATTPEKLAKVPVDSNTGVDIEKAREIVALAKFPAEVAEKVAEVLVTLWKTFVAEDALLVEVNPLAKVASGEVIALDGKVSLDENADFRQPEHEALEDKEAANPLEAAAKAKNLNYVKLDGEVGIIGNGAGLVMSTLDVVAYAGENHGGVKPANFLDIGGGASAEVMANGLEIILGDPDVKSVFVNVFGGITACDEVANGIVQALELLASKGEEVTKPLVVRLDGNNAELGRKILSDANHPLVQRVDTMDGAADKAAELAAAK, via the coding sequence GTGGACCTGTTCGAGTACCAGGCGAGGGACCTCTTCGCCAAGCACGGTGTACCGGTGCTGGCCGGTGAAGTCATCGACACGCCTGAGGCGGCGCGCGAGGCCACCGAGCGTCTTGGCGGCAAGTCGGTCGTCAAGGCGCAGGTGAAGGTCGGCGGCCGCGGCAAGGCCGGCGGCGTCAAGCTGGCCGCCACCCCGGACGAGGCCGTCGCCCGCGCGACGGACATCCTCGGGATGGACATCAAGGGCCACACGGTCCACAAGGTGATGATCGCGGAGACCGCTCCGGAGATCGTCGAGGAGTACTACGTCTCGTACCTCCTCGACCGCACCAACCGCACCTTCCTCGCCATGGCGTCCGTCGCCGGTGGCATGGACATCGAGGAGGTCGCCGCGACGACCCCCGAGAAGCTCGCGAAGGTGCCGGTCGACTCCAACACGGGCGTCGACATCGAGAAGGCCCGCGAGATCGTGGCCCTGGCGAAGTTCCCGGCCGAGGTCGCCGAGAAGGTCGCCGAGGTCCTCGTGACCCTGTGGAAGACCTTCGTCGCCGAGGACGCGCTCCTCGTCGAGGTCAACCCGCTGGCCAAGGTCGCCTCCGGTGAGGTCATCGCCCTCGACGGCAAGGTGTCCCTCGACGAGAACGCCGACTTCCGTCAGCCCGAGCACGAGGCGCTCGAGGACAAGGAAGCAGCCAACCCGCTCGAGGCTGCCGCCAAGGCCAAGAACCTCAACTACGTCAAGCTCGACGGCGAGGTCGGCATCATCGGCAACGGCGCCGGCCTGGTCATGTCGACCCTGGACGTCGTCGCGTACGCCGGTGAGAACCACGGCGGCGTGAAGCCGGCCAACTTCCTCGACATCGGCGGCGGCGCCTCCGCCGAGGTCATGGCGAACGGCCTGGAGATCATCCTGGGCGACCCGGACGTCAAGTCCGTGTTCGTCAACGTCTTCGGTGGCATCACCGCCTGTGACGAGGTCGCCAACGGCATCGTCCAGGCCCTGGAGCTCCTCGCCTCCAAGGGCGAAGAGGTCACCAAGCCGCTGGTCGTGCGCCTCGACGGCAACAACGCGGAGCTGGGTCGCAAGATCCTGTCGGACGCCAACCACCCGCTCGTGCAGCGCGTGGACACCATGGACGGCGCGGCCGACAAGGCCGCCGAGCTCGCGGCTGCGAAGTAA
- a CDS encoding ATP-binding protein — translation MPVPETIAQPGSGVETDTGPGRPQTAAEALRPHAEQAFAHELAALAAADDRPRPARWRLSPWAVATYLLGGTLPDGTVITPKYVGPRRIVEVAVTTLATDRALLLLGVPGTAKTWVSEHLAAAVSGDSTLLVQGTAGTPEEAIRYGWNYARLLAHGPSRDALVPSPVMRAMSRGTTARVEELTRIPADVQDTLITILSEKTLPVPELGEEVQAVPGFNLIATANDRDRGVNELSSALRRRFNTVVLPLPATPEDEVDIVARRVEQLGRSLQLPSPPDGVDEIRRVVTVFRELRDGVTADGRTRVKSPSGTLSTAEAISVVTGGLALAAHFGDGVLRPADIAAGILGAVVRDPAADRVVWQEYLETVVRERDGWKDFYRACREVSA, via the coding sequence ATGCCCGTGCCCGAAACCATCGCGCAGCCCGGTTCCGGTGTCGAGACGGACACCGGACCGGGACGGCCGCAGACCGCCGCCGAGGCCCTGCGGCCGCACGCCGAGCAGGCCTTCGCCCATGAACTCGCGGCCCTCGCCGCCGCCGACGACCGGCCCCGGCCCGCCCGCTGGCGCCTCTCGCCCTGGGCCGTCGCCACCTACCTCCTCGGCGGCACGCTCCCCGACGGAACCGTCATCACACCCAAGTACGTCGGACCGCGCCGCATCGTGGAAGTCGCCGTCACCACGCTCGCCACCGACCGGGCACTGCTCCTGCTCGGCGTCCCCGGCACCGCCAAGACCTGGGTCTCCGAGCACCTCGCCGCCGCCGTCAGCGGCGACTCCACCCTCCTCGTCCAGGGCACCGCCGGCACGCCCGAGGAAGCCATCCGGTACGGCTGGAACTACGCCCGGCTCCTCGCCCACGGCCCCAGCCGGGACGCCCTCGTGCCCAGCCCCGTGATGCGCGCGATGTCCCGGGGCACGACCGCCCGCGTCGAAGAACTCACCCGCATCCCCGCCGACGTGCAGGACACGCTCATCACGATCCTGTCCGAGAAGACCCTGCCCGTCCCCGAACTGGGGGAGGAGGTGCAGGCCGTCCCCGGCTTCAACCTGATCGCCACCGCCAACGACCGCGACCGGGGCGTCAACGAGCTCTCCAGCGCCCTGCGCCGCCGCTTCAACACGGTCGTGCTCCCGCTGCCCGCGACCCCCGAGGACGAGGTCGACATCGTCGCCCGCCGCGTCGAGCAGCTCGGACGCTCCCTGCAACTGCCCTCCCCGCCCGACGGCGTCGACGAGATCCGCCGGGTCGTCACCGTCTTCCGCGAGCTGCGGGACGGCGTCACCGCCGACGGCCGCACCAGGGTCAAGTCCCCCTCGGGGACGCTCTCCACGGCCGAGGCGATCTCCGTCGTCACCGGCGGACTCGCCCTCGCCGCCCACTTCGGCGACGGCGTCCTGCGCCCCGCCGACATCGCCGCCGGCATCCTCGGCGCGGTCGTCCGCGACCCGGCGGCCGACCGGGTCGTCTGGCAGGAGTACCTGGAAACGGTCGTGCGGGAGCGGGACGGCTGGAAGGACTTCTACCGCGCCTGCCGCGAGGTGAGCGCATGA